One Plutella xylostella chromosome 31, ilPluXylo3.1, whole genome shotgun sequence genomic region harbors:
- the LOC125491098 gene encoding flocculation protein FLO11-like: protein MAVVLYRTENVTPYPPVESEPDEPTTENEPDVTATENEPDVTTTENETDNPATEIKPDVPTVENEPDVPTVENEPDVTPAANETDNPATENEPNVPTAENEPNVPTAEYEPGVTTAENEPDVPTVENEPDVPTAENEIDVTPTANDKDTIPGNGTEVSTEPSPTDDALETYPGNENTMTPASFYRLRGKERCIKRERRRGELLFTKKPNSRRWKGPKQKGKRVKIKIIQGNVKKL, encoded by the exons ATGGCCGTCGTCCTGT ATAGAACCGAAAATGTGACACCCTATCCACCGGTCGAAAGTGAACCAGATGAACCAACAACTGAAAATGAACCAGATGTCACAGCAACTGAAAATGAACCAGATGTCACAACAACTGAAAATGAAACAGATAACCCAGCAACTGAAATTAAACCAGATGTCCCAACAGTTGAAAATGAACCAGATGTCCCAACAGTTGAAAATGAACCAGATGTCACACCAGCTGCAAATGAAACAGATAACCCAGCAACTGAAAATGAACCAAATGTCCCAACCGCTGAAAATGAACCAAATGTCCCAACAGCTGAATATGAACCAGGTGTCACAACAGCTGAAAATGAACCAGATGTCCCAACAGTTGAAAATGAACCGGATGTCCCAACAGCTGAAAATGAAATAGATGTCACACCGACTGCGAACGATAAAGATACGATCCCTGGTAATGGTACTGAAG TAAGCACCGAACCATCTCCTACTGATGATGCATTGGAGACGTATCCAGGAAATGAAAATACAATGACTCCAGCTTCAT tttatCGTTTGCGGGGTAAAGAAAGATGCATAA AACGCGAACGACGTCGAGGAGAGTTATTGTTTACTAAAAAGCCAAACTCACGGAGATGGAAAGGACCCAAACAAAAAG GTAAAcgagtgaaaataaaaataattcaaggaaacgtaaaaaaactatga